In the genome of Chrysemys picta bellii isolate R12L10 chromosome 19, ASM1138683v2, whole genome shotgun sequence, one region contains:
- the NCBP3 gene encoding nuclear cap-binding protein subunit 3 isoform X2 — protein MPCTCVNSADNFCYVCGEVTFASQKRSITTMVKKAYHLYFGCKIGDQDKRWAPHICCNTCATNLRQWLNRKRKSMPFAVPMIWREPTDHTSNCYFCMVPPVGKGVSKKKKGTVHYPNIPSAIRPVPHREGLPVPDAPESFSLELDEEEDETSGLEPSMSQDPHFLPSSSSEPHLITQGELNDLVRDLELPKSKAELLGSRLQQWNLLAGGDRVSMFHDRQKDLVPFFFMEGDLVACNNIDGVMAALDIVHDPDEWRLFIDSSKTSLKAVLLHNGNVLPSIPVGHAVHMKETYDNMKQLLRCINYDQHQWQLCGDLKVVALLLGLQTGYTKYCCFLCDWDSRARDSHYIKKDWPLRQSLEPGRKSVQHPPLVESRKILLPPLHIKLGLMKNFVKAIEKTQAAFKYLCGKFPSLSEAKIKEGVFVGPQIRELLRDDAFDHALRGKEKTAWKAFQLVAINFLGNNKADNYRLLVENLLKAYKSLGCNMSLKMHFLHSHLDFFPLNCRAVSDEHSERFHQDIATMEKRYQGKWSPSMLADYCWTVTRDAPFNEYKRQTKKRRVDTE, from the coding sequence atgccttgtacttgtgtgaacagtgcagataacttctgctacgtTTGTGgcgaagtgacttttgcatcacaaaagcgcagtataaccactatggttaagaaagcctatcacctttattttggctgcaaaattggagatcaggacaagaggtgggccccacacatatgctgcaacacttgtgcaacaaatcttcgacagtggttgaacaggaaaaggaaatctatgccttttgcagtgccaatgatttggagagagccaacagatcacaccagcaattgttacttctgcatggtgcctccagttgggaaaggtgtgtcaaagaagaaaaaggggactgtgcattatccaaacattccatcagctatacgcccagtaccccacagagaaggactgccggttcctgatgcaccagaatcattctcacttgagttagacgaggaagaggatgaaacttctggtcttgaaccatcaatgtcacaggacccacattttctcccatcctcctcctctgaaccacacctcataacacaaggtgaactgaatgaccttgtcagggatttggaactacccaagagtaaggcagagctgttgggctccagactacagcaatggaatctcctggcaggtggtgatagggtttccatgttccatgaccgtcaaaaggatcttgtcccattcttcttcatggaaggtgatcttgtagcctgcaacaacatcgatggtgtgatggcagccctcgacatcgttcacgatccagatgagtggagactgttcattgattcatcgaagacaagtcttaaagctgttttactgcataatggcaatgttttgccatcaattccagttggtcatgcagtccatatgaaggaaacctatgacaacatgaaacaacttttgaggtgcataaactatgaccaacatcagtggcagctttgtggcgatttgaaggttgttgctctcttgcttggtctgcagactggatacacaaagtactgctgttttctctgcgattgggatagtcgtgcaagagattcccactacatcaagaaagattggccactacgacagtcattggagcctgggaggaaaagcgttcagcatccaccacttgttgaatcaaggaagattttgttaccacccttacacatcaagctgggtctgatgaagaactttgtcaaggccattgagaaaacacaagcagctttcaagtacctctgtggaaaatttccaagtttaagtgaagctaagataaaggaaggtgtctttgttggtcctcagattcgtgaacttcttcgagatgatgcatttgaccatgcactgcgtggcaaggaaaagacggcatggaaagccttccagttagtggcaataaattttctcggaaacaacaaggcagacaactacaggttgttggtggaaaacctcctcaaagcatacaaaagccttggttgcaacatgtcactaaagatgcattttttgcactctcatctagatttttttccactgaactgcagagcagtgagcgatgagcacagcgagcgatttcaccaggacattgcaacaatggagaaacgctatcagggcaaatggagcccatcaatgcttgcagactattgctggacagtgacaagagatgctccatttaatgaatacaagagacaaaccaagaagcgccgagtagacactgaatag